From the genome of Triticum aestivum cultivar Chinese Spring chromosome 1A, IWGSC CS RefSeq v2.1, whole genome shotgun sequence:
gccgcgctgctggaggaggaagccgaggccgacttccaggaagaagagcatctcatggtcctcgccgccctcgcctagctgctggcgagcaatgaaaagccgcggcgaggtggctcggcgcctgggcgggtgaaagcaaagaaccggcatcgtctcgaaggctactacatgctctactccgactacttcaccgatactccacttcacggcgagaaaacatttcggcgccgttatcggatgagccgaaagctcttcctcaggattgtaaATTCCATCCGgaagttcgacaactacttcaagtgcaagatggattgcaccagcgctcttggattcacctccatccagaagtgcacgacaacgatgatgatgcttgcatatggagctcccggtgattcactcgacgactatgggcgcatggccgagtccaccagcatagagtgtttctacaagttctgtcgggcaatgatggcagtgtttggaccacaatacttgagaacacccaatgcggaagacactgctcggtcctagcacagaatgcagcaagaggatttcctgggatgcttggaagcatcgactgcatgcattggaaatggaagaattgtccatttacttggcaggggatgtacaaaggcgccaaaggcggttgcagtgtggtgcttgaggcggtggccacacaggacctttgGATTTgccactccttctttggtatgctaggaactcacaatgacatcaacgtgctgcagtgctctcctgtctttgccaagcttgttgaaggtcattctcctccgatgAACTTCGAGAACAATGGACGgtactacaacaaggggtactatctagctgatggcatctatccgagatggtcgacatttgtgaagacgatctcaaaccctgtgccaggaggcaagaacgcctggtttgcgaaggttcaggaggcttgcaggaaggatgtcgagagggcatttggtgtgctccaatctcgatttactgttgtccggtaccccgctcagacctggtcgaaagatcaaatgtgggagattatgacttgctgtgtcatcttgcacaacatgattatcgagagcgagtaagaagacccagtgtttgacactgaaccatactacaggcagggtcctctagccgaagttgatcaccagctaccggcaacctggactgcctatctcagtatgcgtcaggagatccgagacccacacgtgcatcatcaactgcagcaaaaTCTGATAGAGcatctatggaggctcaagggcgacgccgggcgcgacgtgtgatgaaatttgagtttttatttgttgaactatataatttgtattgaactatttgttgttgtactattttgttgaagtatttgatatttttgtgatgaaatatgtgataaaaaaattatgtgcataattgaacgcCGAACAACGGCGAACCACGCCAAATATGGGCCTATTGTCGCCCATATGGGTCCTTTATTCGCCGAAATAGGGCTGAAAAATGGGCCAATTTCGACGCCTGGGGGCGAAGACTGGTCGCCAAACCGTCCCAGCGCTAATTgcatcgccggctcgcccccaaggGGTGattttatgcgtcctgggggggcgaacggctgaagatgctcttagacCTAGTGGCAGAGCCAACGTCCTTGACAATGGGTGTAGGTCACTAAAATCTTAGTTTTTTACTCAATTTTTCTCTAATTTCTTGATGTATGGTGTATTGTCTCATTCTCCACCGTGTGATTATGATCAAACGGCCGCTAGCTTCCCTGCTTGGACACATTGACCACGTACGCTGGGCCGTCCCGTCTCCCCCAGCCGGAGGAAGCTTCCAGAACCTTCAGCCGGAGCAACCGAGCGCGAGACATGGTGGTGCTGCACGTGAAATCGTCGACCTCCTCCTCGTCCCCATCCCCGTCCCCGCCGGAGgtagaggaggagatggagttccTGTACGAGTGCGCCGCCACTGCCGCCGTCGCGGACGTGGCGGCCGCGCTCGCGGGCACCGCCGGCCTCCAGGCCCGCGTCCTCTCCCTCTGCCGCCGCCTCCGAGGCGAGTGATGAAAGTTCCCGACGCCGCGTCGCGCTAGCCGCTGCCTGCCATGGATGAGCGGATCGAATTCGGACTGACGCGCTCATGTTTTTGTTGCGGTTGCAGAGAGGTGCCCGAGCGGCGAGCTGGAGAGGGCTCTTTCGGAGGCCGAAGCCTACGCCTCCAAGGTAAAGTTTCTCGACTCGTTTCAGTAGCTGCTCAACTCAGATGCCTGGATTTGTTCCAGTTCTGTCGATTTGTTTGTGGGAGATGCCTGGATTTGTTCCAGCTCTGTACCTTTGAGAGCTTCAGGTGTGGATCGATGTCGATAGCTAGTACAATTGATTGAGCGCATGAGGCTTACAACTGAGCTccatgaaggggggggggggggggattgtagACATGTGTGATTTTGTTACTTGTACTACCCCTGCCTACTGGTGTGATGAACTAACTTATGCTGCTGCTGCATCATTCATGATTCATGTACGTTGTACTGAATTTACTGAAAAGGATGATAAGCTGAGGTTGCACCAGCCAATAAGAATTTTGaattcttttattttttgtaaatttTTTGTTGACACCGAAACATGGTTTGTTTTAATGGAGCTTAGTGTATgggaagtgtcatgtgtgtatactTGTGAATGAACCGGTGCCGCTACTGTCTATGGCGCTTTGGCATGCAGTTTCAAGGGCTTGCAGACATTTGTTACATTAACAAGCGAAACCATTGATTTTTTGGGTCTGAATAACGATCATTTCAGAACTTTTATTTAGTATTCAAGAAAATGGAGATGATGAAAAGCTAGCTTCTGCTATGTCACAGACCATCGACAGTTGCTACATAAAGGCCGCTGGATTGGCCTAGAGTTTCTTAGCGCGTTTCTGCGTTTGCTTATTTAGTAGCCAAAACTTTCTTGTTTTAGAAGTCTTGTACATTGGTTTGACTTCCCTCTCAGCTACATCGTGTAATAATTGTTTCTGAACATGCCCATGTAATTTGTTTGGTTCTTGGTCAGTGTTTCCAGTTTGGGAAATGAAAGCTAAATTAGCCCTTGCCTTATTATCAATCAACCAAAATTCTTTAAGAGTTGATATATCACGATAGTGCTTGCTGGAATGTTTTGGTTGAAGAGTTGAGATCTATCTGAATCTTATTCCAGGTACAAGTACGTCATAACAAATTTGTGTCCCCTCGTGCTCTAAGGGAACATATCAAGAATATTGAAAAGACAGCTGCTAATGCTCTACCAGACACTTCGGAGGCCTTATGTCCGCAACATCCAAAATCAGGTAACGCGAATGAGTTTAGATACCAAAGATGCAAATTTGCGAAAACTGTAATGTAGATACAGTATTCCTGGAGAAAGACTGAATTCCACAATACATAGGTTGTTCTGTATATTTCCTGGTCTCAGTGAGCTCTCTGAATCTCTTAAAAACTGTAATGTAGATACAGTATACCTTTATTAAACTTGACAAAGTTTCCTTTAGAGTTTAAATTCATTTCTCCATTTTCTCTGGAACACGGGATATCCTCTTCTTAGTATTTAATTTGTTCTTGTAAACAATATCCAGATGAAAAGCGTGACAGCATACAACTTTGGTGGGCTGGaaaagagctagctatggataaGAAGCTATCTGACTATATTGGTGTTAATGACAAAACAAAGGTAACACACAACTGTATTGCCCATGACATTTGCTTCAGTTTGTGATTGATTTTTTTATTAACATTGTATTAATCTATGCAGATTGTCATCAGGCTAAGCCTCCCAACGAGCCTTTAGTGTGGTCCTGTCGGTCGTTGATATTGCCTGGTgctccctctgtatcaaaatacAAGACGTATTTTTATACTCCCTTTGTATCAAAAAAGAGTATcgaaaaacgtcttatattttgatacagagggagtagtGAATTTTTCTTTTGAGTAGTATATGCATTTATGCAAATTAGGCACATGTAAGTTGTTTTTCATTTTCGTGAGAAAACAAACAGGCACCATCTTCAGCTTCATGTACCAATGGACAACATGTATCAACAGGTTAAAACAATCACAGTATAATCACTGAATGTTTCATTGTACAATGTTCAAGGTATTTCTGGGCATCAAGCTGCGAGTGAGTAATACATTTGATCATGATTCAACTCTGTGTGTGCAATAAGACTAGCTAAGAGAGAAAATTGCATTTCCTGCTAAATGATCATCACTTGTATGATCTTTGAAGCTGGGAGTATGCAATCTGGTGGTAGACAAACTCATTGTGCAAATTGCTTGTTATTCAGAATGGTGCCCTGATTATGTTTTCTCGTGTCCAGAGAAGTATTCCAACTTGTCTAGCATTGCAGCAGCTGCCTAcatgatgcccccccccccccccccccttcctctgAACATGCATGTACCGTTTATCTTCAATCTGGTTCAACTTTTGCTGTTGTATTTAGCTTGCTTGTCCTCACATGGATGTCTCTTGAGCTCCAATGAACAAACACACTCTGAGCAGCAAAAAGTGAAGCATTTTTTTGGGTATCTAGGTTTCTTATCACTGAGCAGGTAGACTATGTACCACATTGCAGGAAGGCTACAGGCATCTTAAGCAGGTGCTTTTGATCCCTTTCTTAGTTCTTGATTTTACATTTGAGTAAATCTTGCTTACCATTAGTGACATATATTATAGGAAAACATTTGTGTGTCTGTCAAAGGTGAAACCAAAACGTGTGGTACTCCTATAATTATTGGCAAAATACACTCAAGGTTCTGTGAAATCCGTTCTGGATTGAGAAACCAGAGAGTATGTGCATTGCTGCAATCATGGAGCTGTCCATCGTGAATATGGCCGGTGCCTTGTCTGAATGCAACTCTTGGCGTTTGCAGACGGAGGAGTCAGGACTCAGGCAAAACCTACACTTCAATCTAGTTCAACTTTTGCTCTTGTATTTAGCTTGCTTGTGCTCATGTGCATGTCTCTTGAGTTCCATTGAGCAAACACGCTCTGAGCAGGAAAAAAGCGAAGCATTTTTGGGCATCTAGGTTTCTTATCAGTGATAGATTATGTACCATATCCCAGGAAAGTTGCAGGCATCCTAAGCAGGTGCTTTTGATCCCTTTCGTAGTTCATGATACCATATTTGAGTGCATTTTGCTTAATATTTGTTACATGTGTTCTTGAAAAATATGTTTGTTTCTGTCGAAGGCGAAACATAACGTGTGTTACTCCCATGGTTTATTTATTTTCAAAATACCTATGGTTCTGTGGAATCAATTCTGGATCTGGAAACCAGAGAGTATGTGCATTGCTGCAATCATTGAGCTGTGCATTGTGAAATTGTACACGTGACATATGGCCGGTGCTTGTCTGAATGCAACCAGAGGAGTCAGGAATCAGGCAATGCTACTCATGGGAAACCAGCACTGTTCAGCAACCGGCCAAAGCCTTGTCTCTCTGACTCTCCCACTAAGGTTAACCTCTACTTGTGCGAGGAAAAATATTAACCTGTAGTGCTGATGTTGGAATTCGACAGGTGTGGGGAAGATGGCGCCTCTTTGTCCACAGGTATTAATCCTGTTTTGTCTTATCCCCTGTCTTATACCTGTAGAAATTCTTATGGCGAGATCTGTCCAAATTTTATTCCAGGCA
Proteins encoded in this window:
- the LOC123080473 gene encoding cilia- and flagella-associated protein 298 produces the protein MVVLHVKSSTSSSSPSPSPPEVEEEMEFLYECAATAAVADVAAALAGTAGLQARVLSLCRRLRERCPSGELERALSEAEAYASKVQVRHNKFVSPRALREHIKNIEKTAANALPDTSEALCPQHPKSDEKRDSIQLWWAGKELAMDKKLSDYIGVNDKTKIVIRLSLPTSL